A genomic window from Halodesulfurarchaeum sp. HSR-GB includes:
- a CDS encoding DUF6610 family protein — MSLDLSANASTARKIAEARQADHVAFLHRAPFVADALALGFLPGFREDCGYQETQHQNLTLPVGMLDNDFRNPDLERFVDRFFEHEPQVGVIGDVYEPADVDDHVAAARKIYGSYPEAELIIVPKCQAVIDAIPEDIVLGYSRGYADRLAHDFSAPTDWRGQRVHILGGSPPKQLDVIQQLTRPTLTDDPPADIVGLDWNGLHRGAQFGEFWSADGWDDSGRDADHVTVRKTVRHSLSRIQEFWQDHGIWPETTPQEDDIAVAYEGPSPSDLDSAACVECGSNVWTTERSPYVAEYGTGEICGYCSYDCYFSHRHRNDLEELAGEQSVSFPPA; from the coding sequence ATGTCTCTCGATCTGAGTGCTAACGCCAGTACTGCTCGCAAGATTGCCGAAGCCAGACAAGCAGACCATGTAGCGTTCCTTCATCGAGCGCCGTTCGTCGCCGACGCGTTGGCCCTCGGCTTCCTTCCCGGCTTTCGGGAGGACTGTGGGTATCAGGAGACCCAACATCAGAACCTCACCCTCCCCGTCGGAATGCTCGACAACGACTTCCGGAATCCCGATCTGGAGCGGTTCGTCGATCGCTTCTTCGAGCACGAGCCACAGGTCGGTGTCATCGGCGACGTCTACGAACCTGCTGACGTCGACGACCACGTCGCTGCCGCTCGCAAGATCTATGGCAGCTACCCCGAGGCTGAACTCATCATCGTCCCAAAGTGCCAAGCGGTAATCGACGCGATTCCCGAGGACATCGTTCTCGGGTATTCGCGCGGGTACGCCGACCGGTTGGCCCACGACTTCTCCGCGCCAACTGACTGGCGTGGCCAGCGCGTTCATATCCTCGGTGGGAGTCCACCCAAACAGCTCGACGTCATCCAGCAGCTGACTCGACCGACCCTCACGGACGACCCACCGGCCGACATCGTCGGCCTCGACTGGAACGGCCTGCATCGCGGGGCGCAGTTCGGGGAGTTCTGGTCAGCTGATGGGTGGGACGACAGCGGTCGCGACGCTGACCATGTTACAGTTCGCAAGACTGTCCGGCACAGCCTCAGTCGTATTCAGGAGTTCTGGCAGGATCACGGGATCTGGCCTGAAACGACACCACAAGAGGACGATATCGCCGTCGCCTACGAAGGCCCGTCACCGAGCGATCTCGACAGCGCCGCCTGTGTCGAGTGTGGATCGAATGTCTGGACAACCGAGCGCAGTCCCTACGTCGCCGAGTACGGCACGGGCGAGATCTGTGGATACTGTAGCTACGACTGCTACTTCTCGCACCGGCACCGGAACGATCTCGAGGAGCTCGCCGGTGAGCAGAGCGTCTCCTTCCCGCCAGCGTGA
- a CDS encoding PadR family transcriptional regulator, producing the protein MNTELGTAEEMEPRELVHFVTQQTRFSLINNILQHPDQLPSMYELEELNPSVSDATVYKHIQKLIDVSIVKEVALDDDQRRQGYPWKFYGLTEEGRKFLEEHNLLAAEETLQQIYETISDKPEKMSKYENAPRPNEK; encoded by the coding sequence ATGAACACCGAACTTGGGACTGCTGAGGAGATGGAGCCTCGCGAACTCGTCCACTTCGTCACCCAGCAGACGCGATTCTCCCTCATCAACAACATCCTCCAGCATCCCGATCAGCTCCCGTCGATGTACGAACTCGAGGAGCTCAACCCCAGCGTGAGCGATGCCACCGTCTACAAGCACATCCAGAAGCTGATCGACGTTAGCATTGTGAAGGAGGTCGCCCTCGATGACGACCAGCGCCGGCAAGGGTATCCCTGGAAGTTCTACGGGCTTACGGAGGAGGGTCGCAAGTTCCTGGAGGAGCACAATCTGCTCGCCGCCGAGGAGACGCTCCAACAGATCTACGAGACAATCTCAGACAAGCCCGAGAAGATGAGTAAGTACGAGAATGCGCCGCGGCCGAACGAAAAATAA
- a CDS encoding ArdC-like ssDNA-binding domain-containing protein, whose protein sequence is MATTSDSSVSFNQTDTRHDEMHSTIEAWIDDLVDHVDDAQATEEFQEWLDIQSRFHDYSHRNTLLITLQCPEATKVAGYNTWRNEFDRHVQEGEQGIWIWAPIITTQCPECENSPSYHEQSYCEYDETPPDEWSKGLVGFKPTAVFDVSQTEGESLPELETEATGDADDLVPALEDAAADVGVTVRIVAADEWEHGDATGVCKYRSTRDLHPVVEAKARTNQADLAVTLIHEYAHALLHADVTDEAERAKREVEAEAVAYIVGRYFELDTSGSAFYVAAWQGDDSEAILDRLGRISSTAQEIIGSVVEN, encoded by the coding sequence ATGGCTACGACCAGTGACTCGTCGGTCTCCTTCAATCAGACCGACACCCGACACGACGAGATGCACAGTACCATCGAAGCATGGATCGACGACCTCGTCGACCACGTCGACGACGCGCAGGCCACCGAGGAGTTCCAGGAGTGGCTCGACATCCAGAGTCGCTTCCACGACTACTCCCATCGAAACACGCTCCTCATCACCCTCCAGTGTCCCGAAGCGACGAAGGTCGCCGGCTACAACACCTGGCGGAACGAGTTCGACCGACACGTCCAGGAAGGCGAACAGGGCATCTGGATCTGGGCACCCATTATCACCACGCAGTGCCCGGAGTGCGAGAATTCGCCCAGCTACCACGAGCAAAGTTACTGTGAATACGACGAGACGCCGCCGGACGAGTGGTCGAAAGGGCTTGTCGGATTCAAGCCAACGGCTGTCTTCGATGTGTCCCAGACCGAGGGTGAGTCGCTCCCCGAGCTGGAGACTGAGGCGACTGGCGACGCCGATGACCTCGTGCCCGCACTCGAGGATGCAGCCGCTGATGTCGGCGTGACAGTTCGTATCGTCGCTGCTGACGAGTGGGAGCATGGCGACGCAACGGGCGTCTGCAAATACCGGAGTACGCGTGATCTCCACCCAGTCGTCGAGGCGAAAGCCCGCACGAATCAGGCTGATCTCGCCGTGACACTCATTCACGAGTACGCCCACGCGCTCCTTCACGCAGATGTCACCGACGAGGCTGAACGGGCGAAACGCGAGGTCGAAGCGGAAGCCGTCGCGTACATCGTCGGGCGATATTTCGAGCTGGATACGAGCGGGTCCGCGTTCTACGTGGCCGCGTGGCAGGGCGATGACTCGGAGGCGATTCTAGATCGTCTCGGTCGGATCAGTTCGACGGCTCAGGAAATCATCGGATCAGTTGTCGAAAACTGA